One stretch of Excalfactoria chinensis isolate bCotChi1 chromosome 2, bCotChi1.hap2, whole genome shotgun sequence DNA includes these proteins:
- the CHRAC1 gene encoding chromatin accessibility complex protein 1 produces MRGERPGPRRGGKMAARLSGGENRLVSLPLSRIRVIMKSSPEVSSINQDALFLTAKATELFVQYLASYSYKHGRGKEKNALTYSDLSHTAEECETFQFLADILPKKILASKYLKMLEKEKRGGELGKCDEEDDDEEDDEEAVDEAVGS; encoded by the exons ATGAGGGGTGAAAGGCCGGGGCCGCGCCGGGGGGGCAAAATGGCGGCCAGGTTGAGCGGCGGGGAGAACCGGCTGGTGTCACTGCCTCTGTCGCGCATCCGAGTCATCATGAAGAGCTCGCCGGAGGTCTCCAGCATCAACCAGGACGCGCTTTTCCTCACCGCTAAAGCCACG GAGCTTTTCGTTCAGTATTTGGCGTCGTACTCCTACAAACACGGCAGAGGCAAGGAGAAGAACGCCCTCACCTACAGCGACCTGTCTCACACCGCAGAGGAGTGCGAAACCTTTCAGTTCCTTGCAG ATATCTTGCCAAAGAAAATCCTTGCTAGCAAATACCTAAAAATGCTTGAAAAAGAGAAGCGAGGTGGAGAACTGGGGAAATGTGATGAAGAGGACGATGATGAAGAGGATGAtgaagaagctgtggatgaAGCTGTTGGATCTTAA